A portion of the Cololabis saira isolate AMF1-May2022 chromosome 17, fColSai1.1, whole genome shotgun sequence genome contains these proteins:
- the LOC133463848 gene encoding polycomb group RING finger protein 5-B-like isoform X1, whose amino-acid sequence MAAAGRRHLVRDFNHFITCYLCRGYLIKPTTVTECLHTFCKSCIVQHFEESNDCPKCGIQVHETNPLEMLRLDNTLEEIIFKLVPGLREKEEQQEVEFWRKNQPKENGRETLKCQRFGLPDGGGDGGAGGGDDGDGGDDDDYHRSDPQIAICLDCLRNTGQSGETTVSDLMKRFIRCSSRVTVGTIKKFLSLKLKLPSSYELDVLCNGEIMGRDHTLEFIYMTRWRLRGENTYPMVLEYRPRIDFG is encoded by the exons ATGGCTGCCGCGGGACGGAGGCACCTGGTGAGAGACTTCAACCACTTCATCACCTGTTACTTGTGTCGAGGATATCTGATCAAACCCACCACAGTCACCGAGTGCCTGCACACct TCTGTAAGAGCTGTATTGTGCAGCACTTCGAGGAGAGTAACGACTGTCCAAAATGTGGCATTCAGGTCCACGAGACCAACCCCCTGGAGATGCTCAG GTTGGACAACACCCTGGAGGAGATCATCTTCAAGCTTGTGCCTGGACTTAGAGAAA AAGAAGAACAACAAGAAGtggagttctggaggaagaacCAGCCCAAAGAAAATGGCCGAG AAACCCTGAAGTGTCAGCGCTTCGGGCTCCCTGACGGCGGAGGTGACGGGGGTGCCGGTGGCGGCGACGACGGCGACGGCGGGGACGATGACGACTACCACCGGAGCGACCCTCAGATAGCCATCTGTCTGGACTGCCTACGCAACACGGGCCAGTCGGGGGAGACCACCGTCTCG GATCTGATGAAGAGGTTCATCCGCTGCTCCAGTAGAGTCACCGTGGGAACAATTAAGAAGTTTCTTAGTCTTAAACTAAAGCTGCCGAGCTCCTATGAG CTGGATGTGCTTTGCAACGGAGAGATCATGGGCAGAGATCACACTCTGGAGTTCATCTACATGACCCGGTGGAGGCTACGTGGAGAGAAT
- the LOC133463848 gene encoding polycomb group RING finger protein 5-B-like isoform X2 — MAAAGRRHLVRDFNHFITCYLCRGYLIKPTTVTECLHTFCKSCIVQHFEESNDCPKCGIQVHETNPLEMLRLDNTLEEIIFKLVPGLREKEQQEVEFWRKNQPKENGRETLKCQRFGLPDGGGDGGAGGGDDGDGGDDDDYHRSDPQIAICLDCLRNTGQSGETTVSDLMKRFIRCSSRVTVGTIKKFLSLKLKLPSSYELDVLCNGEIMGRDHTLEFIYMTRWRLRGENTYPMVLEYRPRIDFG, encoded by the exons ATGGCTGCCGCGGGACGGAGGCACCTGGTGAGAGACTTCAACCACTTCATCACCTGTTACTTGTGTCGAGGATATCTGATCAAACCCACCACAGTCACCGAGTGCCTGCACACct TCTGTAAGAGCTGTATTGTGCAGCACTTCGAGGAGAGTAACGACTGTCCAAAATGTGGCATTCAGGTCCACGAGACCAACCCCCTGGAGATGCTCAG GTTGGACAACACCCTGGAGGAGATCATCTTCAAGCTTGTGCCTGGACTTAGAGAAA AAGAACAACAAGAAGtggagttctggaggaagaacCAGCCCAAAGAAAATGGCCGAG AAACCCTGAAGTGTCAGCGCTTCGGGCTCCCTGACGGCGGAGGTGACGGGGGTGCCGGTGGCGGCGACGACGGCGACGGCGGGGACGATGACGACTACCACCGGAGCGACCCTCAGATAGCCATCTGTCTGGACTGCCTACGCAACACGGGCCAGTCGGGGGAGACCACCGTCTCG GATCTGATGAAGAGGTTCATCCGCTGCTCCAGTAGAGTCACCGTGGGAACAATTAAGAAGTTTCTTAGTCTTAAACTAAAGCTGCCGAGCTCCTATGAG CTGGATGTGCTTTGCAACGGAGAGATCATGGGCAGAGATCACACTCTGGAGTTCATCTACATGACCCGGTGGAGGCTACGTGGAGAGAAT